The Vibrio crassostreae genomic interval GCTTTTATGCGTGAAATGGTATTGAAGCTGAAGGGATACAAAACTCTACGCTTAACTGATGAATTAGTGGCCAAGGCGACTGCTCATATTGAGTTTTTGTCATCAATTCAGCTTGAGTGAGCAACGCGAACAAAGAGTGTAATTGAGAAATCGAAACTCTTGTTAGCGCGGCGTTATAAAGAGGCTTTTTTGATTGCCAGATACGGTGTTTGTCGAAGACCTGACCAATCGGCATCTGTTTCATTTGTTGTTGCATTTGCAGCAGTAAGGCGAGTTCTCGCTGCACGCTACGCAGTAAAATAACAGGTTCAACACCCTCAGCTTCTAATTGTCTTAAAATTCGCTGCGCTCGATTCCCTTTACCCGCCAGTAAGGCATCACTCCAGTGGAACGGCGTAAAGTGGTTGTGGCGACTCAGCGATTCTTCTAAGCGCACTAAAGTGAGCTTTCCATCTGGGTATTGGAGAGCCAGCTTTTCTAGGCTCTGAGTCAATGCAAAAAGGTTGCCTTCGTGCCATTGTGCCAACATTTGAATCGCCTCAGGATCTGGCGTTAAACCTATTTGACGGCAGCGAGCTTGGACAAATTGAGGTAATCGACTGACATCTGGCGTTAAGCAACTGACCCAGTGTCCTTGATTCGAGAGAGCCTTAAACCACTTAGCGTTTTCTTGAGCTTTAGTTAATTTAGTACCCACTAAGATCAACAAAATATCGTTATGGATATGCTCGGAGATTGCGAGTAGCTCTTTTGCTATTGCGGCATTGACGCCTGACTCTGGCAGCTCCAGCTCGATGACTTGACGGCTAGAGAATAGACTGAGTGCTTGAGTGCAATCGTAAACTTCATTCCAGTCGAGACTGTTATCGATCGCAAAGCGATGACGTTCTTCGAAACCTTGTTGCTTAGCAGTTTTCAAGATCGCTTCTCGGCTTTCTTGTAACAACAGAGGTTCGTTACCAAAAATCAGGTAAACATTGCTCAGCTGTTTAGCAAGTTGCTCCGATAGACGATCGGCAAAAATACGCATCAAATAAACCTATTACTCAGCCGATTCGCTAAGTGTTGGTTGCTCTTCTGAACTTGGAGCAACCTCAACGTCTTCAACTTCAATATTTTTGATGTTGTACTGCTTTTCAAGCTCTTTAACCTGATTGTGTTCTAGTGATTCTAGATCCATGCTGTCAGCGGCAATATTAGCTTTAAGACGAGCCATTTGACGAAGGATTTGGCTCGTCGCTAGTTTACGCATCTCATCTTCGATCATGTCGCGCTCAACCGATTTTGCGAGAGCTGTTAACGGGTTGTCTAGGTAACTACGGGTTACGCTGGTTGAGAATGTTTTTGAGCCTAGTTCAGGGATCGTTACACGGTATGAAGCGTAGAAAGTCAGTTCAATTTCTGCCGCACGAGTATTTTGGTACAGAGACAGAGTTCGCTCACCAACGCTCTCACTAATAATGTGCAGGTTAGGGGTATTCTCAGCCGGTGGCACAATTTCTACATCATTCATACGTAGCTGACCTTTCATCATACGTGTAAACGTACTGTATTGGTCGTAACTGGTTACGGAGATCTTGTTGAGTTCTTCTGGTACGGAGTAATCACCACGCAGGTGGAAACCACACGCACTTAACAGGCTGACGGTTAAAACAATAATAGTAACTTTCAATGAAGATAGTGAAATCAGGCGCATTATTTGATGGCTCTCATGAAGGTAGAATACTTATTTAAAGGCTTTAGAGCTTTCGAATCGTAGGGCTCTGAGTCTAAAGCACTTAAATAAGTAGACAGGGCAATGTTGCACCCTGTCTAAAGACTACTGAAAACAAAATAAGTTCGCTTCAGCAGTTATATGTGCAGACTAAAGATAGTTCGCTTTAATCTGCGACTAGTTAGTTAGCTACGATGTTCAGAAGCTTGCCAGGTACAAAGATAACTTTACGAATAGTTAAGCCATCTAAGAACTTCTTAGCATTCTCATCGTTTAGACCAAGTTCACGAACTTGCTCTTCTGTCGCGTCAGCAGCAACCGTTAGCTTCGCTCGTAGCTTACCGTTGATCATTACAACGATAGTCTTCTCGTCTTCAACTAGCGCTTTCTCATCGAAAGTTGGCCATGTTGCTGAGTCTACGTTTGATTCACCAAGTGCAATCCACATTTCGTAAGAGATGTGTGGAGTCATTGGGTAAAGCATACGAACTACTGCTTTTAGCGCTTCATCAAGAATTGCACGATCTTGTACTGACTCTTGAGGTGCTTTCGCTAGCTTGTTCATCAGTTCCATGATTGCAGCGATAGCTGTGTTGAACGTTTGGCGACGGCCGATATCGTCCGTTACTTTCGCGATAGTCTTGTGGATATCACGACGAAGTGCTTTTTGGTCGCCAGATAGCGCAGAAGCGTCAACAGATTCAGCTGAACCTTTAGAAGAATGAGCGTGAACCAATTTCCAAACACGTTTAAGGAAGCGGTTAGCTCCTTCAACGCCAGACTCTTGCCACTCAAGCGTCATGTCTGCAGGTGATGCAAACATCATGAATAGACGTACTGTATCAGCGCCGTACTTGTCTACCATCTCTTGTGGATCGATACCGTTGTTCTTAGACTTAGACATCTTGATCATGCCTGAGTGTTCAACTTCGCGACCTTGATCGTCGACTGCTTTTTCGATGCGACCTTTACCGTCACGTTCAACCGTTACGTCAGTCGGTGCAATCCACTCTTTGGTGCCTTTTTCGTTTTCGTGATAGAAAGCGTCAGCCAGAACCATGCCTTGACATAGTAGTTGCTTAAACGGTTCGTCAGACGTCACGTAACCAGCATCACGTAGAAGCTTGTGGAAGAAACGAGAGTAAAGCAGGTGCATACAAGCGTGCTCGATACCACCAACGTATTGGTCAACTGGTAGCCAGTAGTTTGCTTTCTCTGGATCTAGAATGTCGTCTGCTTGTGGTGAACAGTAACGTGCGTAGTACCAAGAAGACTCCATGAACGTATCGAACGTGTCAGTCTCACGTAGAGCTGGTTCGCCGTTGAACGTTGTCTCAGCCCAAGATTTGTCTGCCTTGATTGGGCTAGTTACGC includes:
- the holA gene encoding DNA polymerase III subunit delta encodes the protein MRIFADRLSEQLAKQLSNVYLIFGNEPLLLQESREAILKTAKQQGFEERHRFAIDNSLDWNEVYDCTQALSLFSSRQVIELELPESGVNAAIAKELLAISEHIHNDILLILVGTKLTKAQENAKWFKALSNQGHWVSCLTPDVSRLPQFVQARCRQIGLTPDPEAIQMLAQWHEGNLFALTQSLEKLALQYPDGKLTLVRLEESLSRHNHFTPFHWSDALLAGKGNRAQRILRQLEAEGVEPVILLRSVQRELALLLQMQQQMKQMPIGQVFDKHRIWQSKKPLYNAALTRVSISQLHSLFALLTQAELMTKTQYEQSPWPLIHQLSVEFCIPSASIPFHA
- a CDS encoding LPS-assembly lipoprotein LptE, with translation MRLISLSSLKVTIIVLTVSLLSACGFHLRGDYSVPEELNKISVTSYDQYSTFTRMMKGQLRMNDVEIVPPAENTPNLHIISESVGERTLSLYQNTRAAEIELTFYASYRVTIPELGSKTFSTSVTRSYLDNPLTALAKSVERDMIEDEMRKLATSQILRQMARLKANIAADSMDLESLEHNQVKELEKQYNIKNIEVEDVEVAPSSEEQPTLSESAE